The following coding sequences lie in one Sphingobium sp. KCTC 72723 genomic window:
- a CDS encoding TIGR03013 family XrtA/PEP-CTERM system glycosyltransferase yields MIRLFKHYVPHAVLLLGLLDFVLLLCAAEGGWILRAHQIGMDIDHVMTRMGPLLSFAFSIQTAMIAVGVYGTEALQSIRFAFARLLVAVSLGAIFLSVLYFLLPGMTLWRSNSLYAMGLAMGLLVMVRLLLGSMLGGEAFKRRLVVLGAGNRANRIKDLEQKKGAGFLVVGFIAMNDGPQVVPEALNRDAIYNLSDFVVRLNASEVVLALEERRNAVPMSDLLRIKTTGVHVNDLSTFLERETGRVDLASVNPSWLIFSDGFSAGRRISSFAKRLFDIIASTILLALTGPVILLAAIFVKMDSKGPAFYRQQRVGLFGQEFWIVKLRTMRLDAEVNGQAQWAEKDDPRITRLGYWLRKLRIDELPQTWTVLKGEMSFVGPRPERRQFVEDLEQHLRYYAERHMVKPGITGWAQINYPYGASIEDSRHKLEYDLYYAKNYTPFLDLLILIQTVRVILWPDGAR; encoded by the coding sequence ATGATCAGGCTGTTCAAACATTATGTGCCGCACGCCGTGCTGCTGCTGGGGCTGCTCGATTTCGTGCTGCTGCTCTGCGCGGCGGAGGGCGGCTGGATCCTGCGCGCGCATCAGATCGGCATGGACATCGACCATGTGATGACTCGCATGGGTCCATTGCTCAGCTTCGCCTTTTCCATTCAGACGGCGATGATCGCCGTGGGTGTCTATGGCACCGAGGCGCTTCAATCGATTCGGTTTGCCTTTGCCCGGCTGCTGGTCGCGGTGTCGCTGGGCGCGATTTTCCTCTCGGTCCTCTATTTCCTGCTGCCGGGCATGACGCTTTGGCGCTCCAATTCGCTCTACGCCATGGGTTTGGCCATGGGCTTGCTGGTCATGGTGCGTTTGCTGCTCGGTTCCATGCTGGGCGGCGAAGCGTTCAAGCGGCGACTTGTCGTGCTGGGCGCGGGCAATCGCGCCAACCGGATCAAGGATCTGGAACAGAAAAAGGGTGCAGGCTTCCTCGTCGTCGGCTTCATTGCCATGAATGACGGGCCGCAGGTGGTGCCGGAAGCGCTGAACCGCGACGCCATCTACAATCTGTCCGATTTCGTCGTCCGCCTGAACGCCAGCGAAGTCGTGCTGGCGCTGGAGGAACGGCGCAATGCCGTCCCCATGTCCGACCTGTTGCGCATCAAGACGACCGGCGTGCATGTCAACGACCTGTCGACTTTTCTGGAGCGTGAAACGGGCCGCGTCGACCTGGCCAGCGTCAACCCAAGCTGGCTGATCTTCTCCGACGGCTTTTCCGCCGGTCGCCGCATATCGAGTTTCGCCAAGCGATTGTTCGACATCATCGCCAGCACCATCCTGCTTGCGCTGACTGGCCCGGTCATTCTGCTCGCGGCTATTTTCGTCAAAATGGACAGCAAGGGACCGGCCTTCTACCGGCAGCAGCGCGTCGGCCTGTTCGGCCAGGAATTCTGGATCGTGAAGCTGCGCACCATGCGGCTGGACGCGGAAGTCAACGGACAGGCGCAATGGGCGGAAAAGGACGATCCGCGCATCACCCGTCTTGGCTATTGGCTGCGCAAGCTGCGGATCGACGAGCTGCCCCAGACCTGGACCGTGCTGAAAGGCGAAATGAGCTTCGTCGGCCCACGCCCCGAACGCCGCCAGTTTGTCGAGGATCTGGAACAGCATCTGCGCTATTATGCCGAACGCCATATGGTAAAACCGGGCATCACCGGCTGGGCGCAGATCAACTATCCCTATGGCGCGTCGATCGAGGATAGCCGGCACAAGCTGGAATATGACCTTTATTACGCCAAAAATTATACGCCGTTCCTCGACCTGCTGATCCTCATTCAAACGGTGCGGGTCATCCTCTGGCCCGATGGCGCGCGCTAA
- a CDS encoding sigma-70 family RNA polymerase sigma factor, with amino-acid sequence MNDMDVDTGAVEISPVEDRAALSDSDFKRELAAVIPHLRAFGRSLSGNRDVADDLVQETLLKAWAARQRFQAGTNMRAWTFIILRNHYLSQMRRSRFRGEWDDLTADRILAAPAGQDKHVELSDMQRALLQLPQPQREALILVGAGGFAYEEAAEICGVAVGTIKSRVARGRAALEQLLESGDLPSRRLQATSDTAVLDEIMQDVDRLSRNRDPGPD; translated from the coding sequence ATGAATGACATGGACGTTGACACTGGCGCTGTCGAAATCAGCCCGGTGGAAGATCGGGCGGCTCTTTCGGACAGCGACTTCAAGCGCGAACTGGCTGCGGTCATCCCGCACCTGCGCGCATTTGGCCGTTCGCTGTCGGGCAATCGCGATGTGGCCGATGATCTCGTGCAGGAAACCCTGCTCAAGGCATGGGCCGCGCGTCAGCGTTTTCAGGCCGGCACCAATATGCGTGCCTGGACTTTCATCATCCTGCGCAACCATTATCTCTCGCAGATGCGCCGTTCGCGCTTTCGCGGCGAATGGGATGATCTGACCGCAGACCGTATTCTGGCCGCGCCTGCCGGGCAGGACAAGCATGTCGAACTCAGCGACATGCAGCGCGCTCTGCTGCAACTGCCCCAGCCGCAGCGCGAAGCGCTGATCCTGGTCGGCGCGGGCGGCTTTGCTTATGAGGAAGCGGCCGAGATTTGCGGCGTCGCCGTCGGCACGATCAAGAGCCGGGTGGCGCGTGGCCGCGCCGCACTCGAACAATTGCTCGAAAGCGGCGATTTGCCCTCCCGACGCTTACAGGCGACGAGCGATACGGCGGTGCTGGATGAAATCATGCAGGACGTCGACCGCCTCAGCCGCAACCGTGATCCCGGCCCAGATTGA
- a CDS encoding response regulator codes for MSLGQQLHPHLPFLRRYARALTGSQSHGDAYVRAALEAIVAAPEEFPTEVDPRLGLYRTFHAIWSSAHLEDIPVTAGGSREAIAQARLARLTPLPRQALLLTALEGFTVDDVAYLIDMDTADVEALVEEALTEIESQTRAKVLIIEDEPIIAMDIETIVRDLGHDVTAIAVTAEDAVREALADRPGLVLADIQLADDSSGIDAVKDILAEFSVPVIFITAFPERLLTGERPEPTFLITKPFQRSTVKAAISQALFFDEATAPV; via the coding sequence ATGTCGCTTGGACAGCAATTGCACCCCCATCTTCCGTTTCTGCGGCGCTACGCCCGCGCCCTGACCGGCAGTCAGTCGCACGGTGACGCCTATGTCCGTGCCGCGCTGGAAGCGATCGTCGCTGCGCCCGAAGAATTCCCGACCGAGGTTGATCCGCGCCTGGGCCTTTATCGCACCTTTCACGCCATCTGGTCGTCGGCCCATCTGGAAGATATTCCGGTGACGGCGGGCGGCAGCCGCGAAGCCATTGCGCAGGCGCGCCTTGCCCGCCTGACCCCGCTGCCGCGTCAGGCGCTGTTGCTGACGGCGCTGGAAGGCTTCACGGTCGATGATGTCGCCTATCTGATCGACATGGACACCGCCGATGTCGAAGCGCTGGTGGAAGAAGCGCTGACCGAAATCGAGTCGCAGACTCGCGCCAAGGTGCTGATTATCGAGGATGAACCGATCATCGCGATGGACATCGAAACCATCGTCCGCGACCTTGGCCATGATGTCACGGCCATTGCGGTAACGGCCGAAGACGCGGTGCGCGAAGCGCTGGCCGACCGGCCCGGCCTCGTGCTGGCCGACATTCAGCTTGCCGACGACAGCAGCGGTATCGACGCGGTGAAGGATATTCTCGCCGAATTTTCGGTCCCGGTCATATTCATCACCGCTTTCCCAGAACGGCTGCTGACCGGCGAACGGCCCGAACCCACCTTCCTCATCACCAAGCCGTTTCAGCGGTCGACGGTGAAGGCGGCCATTTCGCAGGCGCTGTTCTTTGACGAAGCGACTGCGCCCGTCTGA
- a CDS encoding NepR family anti-sigma factor, which produces MKTAAAPRKRRPAAKEEAHVSQALRTVYQRAVEEDIPSEMLDLLSRLD; this is translated from the coding sequence GTGAAAACCGCTGCCGCCCCCCGCAAGCGTCGCCCCGCCGCCAAGGAAGAAGCGCATGTGTCGCAGGCTTTGCGCACAGTCTATCAGCGCGCGGTGGAGGAAGATATTCCCTCTGAAATGCTGGATTTGCTGAGCAGGCTTGACTGA
- a CDS encoding sensor histidine kinase — MFLILTLALLPLGLVALVASLQAIRTADLEKEALLRVAVTQSARKLSADLQSDRTALELTVNTLARPRGDAGICARLAFFLTAHDTGGGQFYIYDRQGRRRCGSDGAEPAGVSPQARFANRQAELLPQSAHLLVRVPSRDGSLVALVYYARAHLENVADPATALQNRQLSLRQGDRHMMIGRPSAAPLAGESASLSARLDPPDIVLTMTVREPPATIARMLSLFLPLVMWFAAAAIGWFVVNRLLIRPLVMLRSAVAAYQPGEVMQPLQRVRTPAQEIVALGETFREISEDVATHEAEMAQGLETQRKLTREVHHRVKNNLQIIASLINLHARSAHEPEAMEAYASIQRRVDALSVVHRNHFAELEENRGVGVRPLISELSASLRGTAPASARRFAIQIDSDDLHISQDVAVPISFLLTELVELAMMLDPQGTMRISVATLPDRADRALLTVRSAGLRASEAMTAHLAERYGRVLTGLSRQLRSPLEHDEEGGVYSIAITVIA, encoded by the coding sequence ATGTTCCTCATACTGACGCTTGCGCTGCTGCCTTTGGGCCTGGTCGCGCTGGTCGCATCGCTTCAGGCGATCCGCACGGCGGACCTGGAAAAGGAAGCGTTGCTGCGCGTTGCAGTGACGCAAAGCGCGCGCAAATTGTCGGCGGACCTGCAATCGGACCGCACTGCCCTTGAACTGACGGTCAATACGCTGGCGCGGCCGCGCGGCGACGCCGGCATCTGCGCCCGGCTGGCCTTTTTCCTGACCGCGCATGATACCGGCGGCGGGCAATTCTACATCTACGACCGGCAGGGACGACGCCGCTGCGGTTCGGATGGCGCAGAACCTGCCGGGGTGTCGCCGCAGGCGCGCTTTGCCAACCGTCAGGCCGAACTTTTGCCGCAATCGGCGCATCTGCTGGTGCGGGTGCCGAGCCGGGACGGCAGCCTGGTCGCGCTGGTCTATTATGCGCGCGCCCATCTGGAAAATGTCGCTGATCCGGCGACTGCGCTGCAAAACCGACAACTCAGCCTGCGCCAAGGCGACCGGCACATGATGATCGGCCGTCCCAGCGCCGCGCCCCTGGCCGGGGAAAGCGCCAGCCTGTCCGCCCGGCTCGATCCGCCCGACATCGTGCTGACCATGACGGTGCGCGAACCGCCCGCCACGATCGCACGGATGCTGTCGCTGTTCCTGCCGCTGGTCATGTGGTTCGCCGCCGCCGCAATCGGATGGTTCGTGGTCAACCGGCTGCTGATCCGCCCGCTGGTCATGCTGCGCAGCGCCGTCGCCGCCTATCAACCGGGCGAAGTGATGCAGCCTTTGCAGCGAGTGCGGACGCCCGCGCAGGAAATCGTGGCGCTGGGCGAAACCTTCCGCGAAATCAGCGAGGATGTGGCGACACATGAAGCGGAAATGGCGCAGGGGCTGGAAACCCAGCGCAAGCTGACCCGCGAAGTGCATCACCGGGTGAAAAACAACCTTCAGATCATCGCCAGCCTCATCAACCTGCACGCGCGTTCGGCGCATGAGCCGGAAGCGATGGAAGCCTATGCGTCGATCCAGCGACGGGTCGATGCCTTGTCCGTGGTGCATCGCAACCATTTCGCCGAGCTGGAGGAAAATCGCGGTGTGGGCGTGCGCCCGCTGATCAGCGAATTGTCGGCCAGCCTGCGTGGCACCGCCCCCGCCAGCGCCCGCCGCTTCGCTATCCAGATCGACAGCGACGACCTGCACATCAGTCAGGACGTGGCCGTGCCGATTTCCTTCCTGCTGACCGAACTGGTCGAATTGGCGATGATGCTGGACCCGCAGGGAACGATGCGGATTTCGGTAGCGACGCTGCCCGACCGCGCAGACCGCGCGCTGTTGACCGTGCGATCGGCGGGGCTGCGCGCGTCGGAGGCAATGACGGCGCATCTGGCCGAACGCTATGGCCGGGTGCTGACCGGCCTGTCGCGGCAATTGCGATCGCCGCTGGAGCATGACGAGGAAGGCGGCGTTTACAGCATCGCCATTACCGTGATTGCCTAA
- the tgt gene encoding tRNA guanosine(34) transglycosylase Tgt produces the protein MTQSRFTFSIAATDGKARTGAIQMQRGDIRTPAFMPVGTAATVKAMRPAEVRASGADIILGNTYHLMLRPGAERMARLGGLHGFMGWDRPILTDSGGYQVMSLSALTKMSEQGVAFSSHIDGSKHMLTPERSMEIQRLLDSDIVMAFDECTKNGCTHDEAARSMERSMRWAKRSREGFDTGGDHAARAALFGIQQGSLNEELRRISAEKLIEIGFDGYAVGGLAVGEGQEAMFATLDFAPAMLPTDKPRYLMGVGKPDDIVGAVERGIDMFDCVLPTRSGRNGQAFTWAGPLNIRNAKFAEDMGPIDPRCGCPVCATWSRAYLHHLVKAGEMLGAMLMTQHNIHFYQQLMQAIRDSIGAGQFAVFAADFRRDYQRA, from the coding sequence GTGACCCAATCCCGTTTTACCTTCTCCATCGCCGCCACCGACGGCAAGGCGCGCACCGGCGCGATCCAGATGCAGCGTGGCGACATTCGCACGCCTGCCTTCATGCCGGTCGGCACCGCCGCCACGGTCAAGGCGATGCGCCCGGCGGAAGTGCGCGCGAGTGGCGCGGACATCATATTGGGCAACACCTATCATCTGATGCTGCGCCCCGGCGCGGAACGCATGGCGCGGCTGGGGGGGCTACATGGCTTCATGGGCTGGGACCGGCCGATCCTGACCGACAGTGGCGGCTATCAGGTGATGAGCCTGAGCGCGCTCACCAAAATGAGCGAGCAAGGCGTGGCCTTTTCCAGCCATATCGACGGGTCGAAGCATATGCTGACCCCGGAACGGTCGATGGAAATTCAGCGGTTGCTGGACAGCGACATCGTCATGGCGTTCGACGAATGCACCAAAAATGGCTGCACCCATGACGAAGCTGCCCGTTCGATGGAGCGTTCCATGCGCTGGGCGAAGCGATCGCGCGAGGGCTTTGATACCGGGGGCGATCATGCGGCGCGCGCGGCGCTGTTCGGTATCCAGCAAGGGTCGCTCAATGAAGAACTGCGCCGGATTTCAGCCGAAAAACTGATCGAGATCGGCTTTGACGGCTATGCTGTAGGCGGCCTTGCCGTGGGGGAAGGGCAGGAAGCGATGTTCGCCACGCTCGACTTCGCGCCTGCCATGCTGCCGACCGACAAGCCGCGTTACCTGATGGGCGTGGGTAAGCCCGACGATATCGTCGGCGCAGTCGAACGCGGCATCGACATGTTCGATTGCGTGCTGCCCACGCGCAGCGGTCGCAATGGTCAGGCTTTTACCTGGGCGGGACCACTTAATATCCGCAACGCGAAATTCGCCGAAGATATGGGTCCGATCGACCCGCGCTGCGGCTGCCCGGTATGCGCCACATGGAGCCGCGCCTATCTCCACCATCTGGTCAAGGCAGGCGAAATGCTGGGCGCAATGCTGATGACGCAGCATAATATCCATTTCTATCAGCAATTGATGCAGGCGATCCGCGACAGCATCGGCGCGGGCCAGTTCGCGGTCTTTGCGGCAGATTTCCGGCGCGACTATCAGCGCGCCTGA
- a CDS encoding crotonase/enoyl-CoA hydratase family protein has product MIDSGRFNPSRDIAEAAGDAHCVADIGQPAFSDTERADPNAPDPSTLFDLGQIDVRWDAELSTLWAFMTPHERPNSNLGLIRDTMAWQRESRRAFGNKDGLLKFMVLGSRFPGVFNLGGDLEMFAECIQKRDRATLLKYGVACCEIVDRIWHCNDMNVINIGLAQGDALGGGLEALMCFDVIIAERHAKFGLPEVLFGLFPGMGAYSILSRRVGPVMAQQMIAQGRIYSADEMYDMGIVAQVVDTGEGEAATAKWIRDHSAHHAGYVGINRAGRRVNPMTLAELTDIVEIWTDTALTLSDRDLRMMRRLAAAQTRLR; this is encoded by the coding sequence ATGATTGATTCAGGACGGTTTAATCCTTCGCGAGACATCGCGGAGGCTGCTGGTGACGCGCATTGCGTTGCAGATATCGGGCAACCTGCCTTTTCCGATACGGAAAGAGCCGATCCGAACGCACCAGACCCATCGACGCTGTTCGATCTGGGCCAGATCGACGTAAGATGGGACGCGGAGCTTTCGACTTTGTGGGCGTTCATGACGCCGCACGAACGGCCCAATTCCAACCTTGGCCTGATTCGCGACACGATGGCGTGGCAGCGCGAAAGCCGCCGCGCGTTCGGCAACAAGGACGGCCTGCTGAAATTCATGGTGCTGGGGTCGCGCTTTCCCGGCGTGTTCAACCTGGGCGGCGACCTGGAAATGTTCGCCGAGTGCATCCAGAAGCGCGACCGCGCGACGTTGCTGAAATATGGCGTCGCCTGTTGCGAGATCGTAGATCGCATCTGGCACTGCAACGACATGAACGTCATCAACATCGGCCTGGCACAGGGCGACGCGCTGGGCGGCGGGCTGGAAGCGCTGATGTGTTTCGACGTCATCATTGCCGAACGCCACGCCAAATTCGGCCTGCCGGAAGTGTTGTTCGGCCTGTTCCCCGGCATGGGCGCCTATTCCATCCTGTCGCGGCGCGTCGGCCCGGTCATGGCGCAGCAGATGATCGCCCAGGGACGTATCTACTCCGCCGACGAAATGTACGACATGGGCATCGTCGCCCAGGTAGTGGACACAGGCGAAGGTGAAGCGGCGACCGCCAAGTGGATCAGGGACCATAGCGCCCATCATGCCGGCTATGTCGGCATCAACCGTGCCGGACGGCGGGTCAATCCGATGACGCTGGCCGAATTGACCGACATCGTGGAAATCTGGACCGACACGGCGTTGACGCTGTCGGACCGCGACCTGCGGATGATGCGGCGCCTGGCGGCGGCGCAGACCCGCTTGCGCTGA
- a CDS encoding putative bifunctional diguanylate cyclase/phosphodiesterase, whose protein sequence is MRVIRNLLERRRAQRSVEDADVRRSLVESLYASPASLTIGAATGTAVGIVISSLSDGTAIHIVVLAVCIVAALRVISAVFFHRQLKRGTAVASRNWELAYELGAWAYAGLLGLMGFVTLIGSPNSVIHMLSVSMATGYAGGISGRNAGRVQIAIGQVCLALLPTATGLWLEGSTGYRVLSVAMVMMVLGLAEISSTTHRIVVQALIGKRDKSLLAEKFERLARFDSLTGLENRMAMQMRLRDIFEQSEKRADAVAILWMDVDRFKEINDSLGHMVGDQLLRSVAERLNEVVQGRGRIARFGGDEFVVICPDTCRVTAAAIAQEIITYFGHGFDLGDNLLSVTASIGYAVAPQDGRDMDELMQHADLALYEAKREGRNRAASFNWSLKERFNRVHEIETGLRRALDNHELKLLFQPIVDLESGHIEACEALLRWDHPVLGPISPAEFIPIAESMGMIEAMTGWVLREACIAAASWPGDVRIAINVSPASLKSSDLPSHVIAALLETGLPARRLELEVTESIFLDDSGQTNTILRELQRIGLRLALDDFGTGYSSLSYLRSYRFDTLKVDQSFMAGVSANAEDRAIVRAIGNLARDLSMSTVAEGIETADQLHHAREAGFTNVQGYLFSRPVTSDRIAELIAAGPLEGTERPDPIPRRRLS, encoded by the coding sequence TTGCGCGTGATAAGAAACCTTCTGGAAAGGCGCAGGGCGCAGCGGTCGGTCGAGGATGCAGACGTGCGTCGCAGCCTGGTCGAATCCCTTTACGCATCCCCCGCATCGCTCACCATCGGCGCGGCCACAGGCACTGCCGTTGGCATCGTCATCAGCAGCCTGAGCGATGGCACCGCTATCCATATCGTCGTGCTGGCCGTCTGCATCGTTGCGGCGCTGCGCGTCATTTCCGCCGTCTTTTTCCACCGCCAGCTAAAGCGCGGCACTGCCGTTGCTTCGCGCAACTGGGAACTGGCCTATGAACTGGGCGCATGGGCCTATGCCGGGTTGCTGGGGTTGATGGGCTTCGTCACGCTGATCGGATCGCCCAATTCGGTGATCCATATGCTCAGCGTGTCGATGGCCACCGGCTATGCGGGCGGCATTTCAGGCCGCAATGCGGGCCGGGTCCAGATCGCCATCGGCCAGGTGTGCCTGGCGCTGCTGCCGACCGCGACGGGGCTGTGGCTGGAAGGATCGACGGGCTATCGCGTGCTGTCGGTGGCCATGGTGATGATGGTGTTGGGCCTCGCCGAAATCAGCTCGACCACGCACCGCATAGTCGTACAGGCGTTGATCGGCAAGCGCGACAAGTCGCTGCTGGCGGAAAAGTTCGAACGGCTGGCCCGTTTCGACAGCCTGACCGGACTTGAAAACCGCATGGCGATGCAGATGCGGTTGCGCGATATATTCGAACAGAGCGAAAAGCGCGCCGATGCCGTCGCCATTCTGTGGATGGACGTGGATCGGTTCAAGGAAATCAACGATTCGCTGGGCCATATGGTCGGCGACCAATTGTTGCGCAGCGTGGCCGAGCGGCTCAACGAAGTGGTGCAGGGACGCGGCCGGATCGCTCGCTTCGGCGGCGATGAATTCGTCGTCATCTGCCCCGACACATGCCGGGTGACGGCGGCTGCCATCGCGCAGGAAATCATTACCTATTTCGGCCATGGCTTCGACCTGGGCGACAATTTGCTCTCGGTCACGGCCTCCATCGGTTACGCGGTCGCGCCGCAGGACGGGCGCGACATGGACGAATTGATGCAACATGCCGACCTGGCGCTGTACGAAGCCAAGCGGGAGGGGCGCAATCGCGCCGCCAGCTTCAACTGGTCGCTCAAGGAACGCTTCAACCGCGTGCATGAGATTGAGACGGGCTTGCGCCGGGCGCTCGACAACCACGAACTCAAGCTGCTGTTCCAGCCGATCGTCGATCTGGAAAGCGGCCATATCGAAGCGTGCGAAGCGCTGCTGCGCTGGGATCATCCGGTTCTGGGACCGATTTCGCCCGCCGAATTCATTCCGATCGCCGAAAGCATGGGCATGATCGAGGCAATGACCGGGTGGGTGCTGCGCGAAGCCTGTATCGCGGCGGCATCCTGGCCCGGTGATGTGCGGATCGCCATCAACGTGTCGCCTGCCTCGCTCAAATCGTCGGACCTGCCCAGCCATGTCATTGCCGCGCTGCTCGAAACCGGGCTGCCTGCGCGTCGGCTGGAACTGGAAGTCACCGAATCCATTTTTCTCGACGACAGCGGGCAGACCAATACGATCCTGCGCGAATTGCAGCGGATCGGCCTGCGCCTCGCCCTCGATGATTTTGGCACCGGCTATTCCTCGCTCTCCTACCTGCGCTCCTACCGTTTCGACACGCTCAAGGTCGATCAGAGCTTCATGGCCGGAGTCAGCGCCAATGCGGAAGATCGCGCGATCGTGCGGGCGATCGGCAATCTGGCGCGCGACCTGTCCATGAGTACGGTGGCCGAAGGCATAGAGACGGCGGACCAGCTTCACCATGCGCGCGAAGCTGGCTTCACCAATGTTCAGGGCTATTTGTTCAGCCGTCCGGTCACGAGCGACCGGATCGCCGAACTGATCGCGGCGGGACCGCTGGAGGGGACGGAGCGCCCCGACCCCATCCCCCGCCGCCGTCTGTCTTGA
- the groL gene encoding chaperonin GroEL (60 kDa chaperone family; promotes refolding of misfolded polypeptides especially under stressful conditions; forms two stacked rings of heptamers to form a barrel-shaped 14mer; ends can be capped by GroES; misfolded proteins enter the barrel where they are refolded when GroES binds), with amino-acid sequence MAAKDVKFSRDARERILRGVDILADAVKVTLGPKGRNVVIDKSFGSPRITKDGVSVAKEIELKDKFENMGAQMVREVASKTNDIAGDGTTTATVLAQAIVREGMKSVAAGMNPMDLKRGIDLAVIKVVEDIKARSKPVAGTAEIAQVGIISANGDREVGEKIAEAMEKVGKEGVITVEEAKGLDFELDVVEGMQFDRGYLSPYFVTNPEKMSVELADPYILIHEKKLSNLQSILPILEAVVQSGRPLLIIAEDIEGEALATLVVNKLRGGLKVAAVKAPGFGDRRKAMLEDIAVLTKGEVISEDLGIKLESVTLAMLGTAKRVTIDKDNTVIVDGAGDHDSIKGRTEQIRQQIENTTSDYDKEKLQERLAKLAGGVAVIKVGGATEIEVKERKDRVDDALHATRAAVEEGIVPGGGTALLYATKALDGLKGVNDDQTRGIDIVRKSLTALVRQIASNAGQDGAVVSGKLLDQDDTSFGFNASTDTYENLVTAGVIDPTKVVRTALQNAASVAGLLITTEAAISEMPADDKAPMGMPGGGMGGMGGMDF; translated from the coding sequence ATGGCAGCGAAAGACGTAAAGTTTTCCCGCGACGCTCGTGAGCGCATTCTGCGCGGTGTCGACATCCTGGCCGACGCGGTCAAGGTGACCCTGGGGCCAAAGGGCCGCAACGTCGTCATCGACAAGAGCTTCGGTTCGCCGCGCATCACCAAGGACGGTGTTTCGGTCGCCAAGGAAATCGAACTTAAGGACAAGTTCGAAAATATGGGCGCCCAGATGGTCCGGGAAGTCGCTTCCAAGACCAACGACATCGCCGGTGACGGCACCACCACCGCAACCGTATTGGCCCAGGCCATCGTGCGCGAAGGTATGAAGTCGGTTGCCGCCGGCATGAACCCGATGGATCTCAAGCGCGGTATCGACCTCGCCGTGATCAAGGTCGTCGAAGACATCAAGGCGCGTTCGAAGCCTGTCGCCGGCACTGCCGAAATCGCTCAGGTTGGCATCATTTCGGCCAATGGCGACCGTGAAGTCGGCGAAAAGATCGCCGAAGCCATGGAAAAGGTCGGCAAGGAAGGCGTCATCACCGTGGAAGAGGCCAAGGGTCTCGACTTCGAGCTGGACGTCGTCGAAGGTATGCAGTTCGATCGCGGCTACCTGTCGCCTTACTTCGTGACGAACCCGGAAAAAATGTCGGTCGAACTGGCTGATCCGTACATTCTGATCCACGAAAAGAAGCTGTCGAACCTCCAGTCGATCCTGCCGATCCTTGAAGCAGTCGTCCAGTCGGGTCGTCCGCTCCTCATCATCGCGGAAGACATCGAAGGCGAAGCGCTGGCGACTCTGGTCGTCAACAAGCTGCGCGGCGGCCTGAAGGTTGCAGCGGTCAAGGCACCTGGCTTTGGCGATCGTCGCAAGGCGATGCTGGAAGATATCGCCGTCCTGACCAAGGGCGAAGTGATTTCGGAAGACCTGGGCATCAAGCTGGAGAGCGTCACGCTCGCCATGCTGGGTACTGCCAAGCGCGTCACCATCGACAAGGACAACACCGTCATCGTCGATGGCGCTGGCGACCATGATTCGATCAAGGGCCGTACCGAGCAGATCCGTCAGCAGATCGAGAACACCACCTCGGACTATGACAAGGAAAAGCTTCAGGAACGTCTGGCCAAACTGGCTGGCGGCGTTGCCGTCATCAAGGTTGGCGGCGCGACCGAAATCGAAGTCAAGGAACGCAAGGACCGCGTCGACGACGCTCTCCACGCGACCCGTGCGGCTGTCGAAGAAGGCATCGTCCCCGGTGGCGGCACCGCGCTGCTCTACGCGACCAAGGCGCTTGACGGCCTCAAGGGCGTCAATGACGACCAGACCCGTGGCATCGACATCGTTCGCAAGTCGCTGACCGCTCTGGTTCGCCAGATCGCCAGCAATGCGGGCCAGGACGGCGCCGTCGTGTCGGGCAAGCTGCTCGATCAGGACGACACCTCGTTCGGCTTCAATGCGTCGACCGACACCTACGAAAACCTGGTGACCGCCGGCGTTATCGACCCGACCAAGGTCGTTCGCACCGCGCTCCAGAACGCAGCATCGGTTGCTGGTCTGCTGATCACCACCGAAGCGGCGATTTCGGAAATGCCTGCCGACGACAAGGCTCCCATGGGGATGCCCGGTGGCGGCATGGGCGGCATGGGCGGCATGGACTTCTAA